One window of uncultured Trichococcus sp. genomic DNA carries:
- a CDS encoding MurR/RpiR family transcriptional regulator yields MDKLNDVTNSYKKNSTFYILSLFFQEHIHEIPYITMDEVAIRTFVSKSQISKYVRYLDYKTYIDFKDACLEYLESLERRRHDFNVYDNMKDNILNFTNTMIYFLNSLTNSLDYNRLELLIKQLTSANTIYVFAQGDARYLCHQIQTELQVINKNVIICDVDFNHSYDINDNDLLLVLSIDGNTFKYNKRVVKRLEETNGTKWLISCQSNIRFKGKQLHVPIQYEKFNAYFFKYVIDLLILNLKQTY; encoded by the coding sequence ATGGATAAACTAAATGATGTGACAAATTCCTATAAAAAAAATTCAACTTTCTATATATTGAGTTTATTTTTTCAAGAACATATTCATGAGATTCCTTATATTACAATGGATGAGGTTGCTATTAGAACGTTTGTATCAAAAAGTCAAATTTCTAAATATGTCAGATATTTAGACTATAAAACATACATTGACTTTAAAGATGCCTGCTTAGAATACCTTGAATCCTTAGAGAGACGCCGTCACGATTTTAATGTATATGATAATATGAAAGATAATATTTTAAATTTTACAAATACTATGATTTATTTTCTTAACTCTCTAACAAATTCTTTAGATTATAATCGCCTGGAGTTATTAATTAAACAGCTTACCTCAGCAAATACTATATATGTGTTTGCTCAAGGCGATGCTCGTTACCTCTGCCATCAGATCCAAACAGAACTACAAGTGATCAACAAGAATGTTATTATTTGCGATGTTGATTTTAATCATTCCTACGATATTAACGACAATGATTTATTATTAGTACTCAGTATAGACGGCAATACTTTCAAGTACAACAAACGCGTAGTGAAGAGACTTGAGGAAACAAATGGAACAAAATGGCTCATAAGTTGTCAGAGTAATATCAGATTCAAAGGGAAACAGTTACATGTCCCCATACAATATGAAAAATTCAATGCCTACTTTTTTAAATATGTTATTGACTTATTAATCCTCAATTTAAAGCAAACCTATTAA
- a CDS encoding IS1380 family transposase, whose translation MATLHEKKVKFNSKLTVSNTGGNLSTDSGLILVKEFMDSLNFSDLSKQHLEIEDKRLYHTHDNFSLMEQLIYQNIAGYSTDSSANILKQDPIFKVVLDKSNLASQASLSRFWDRISEENISQLQELNQAMIDKVRLARNTTEMIFDLDSTHSDTYGNQEKTDYNAHYQTNGYHPLVAFDGLTGDFLKAELRSGNVYTSTGIGAFVEPLFEHYNQVVPVSNILVRGDSGFATPELYDLCEVYGSFFVIRLKANRNLSKLAESFIQIDDNHPWDKKEIVYSSTSYQAKSWSKERRVCIKSTREADELLFRHEYIITNYSNNVSAETVFRTYSKRGTMENFIKEAKNGFYFDKTDSPSFLENHARMMVSLLAYNIVNFMRTLCFTSGAASMQVDTIRLRLFKVAGKLIRTGRRLLLKLSSHHVHQELFYQVLGNIQQLCW comes from the coding sequence ATGGCTACATTACATGAAAAAAAGGTGAAATTCAACTCTAAATTGACGGTTTCAAATACGGGTGGAAATCTATCCACCGACTCTGGGCTGATTCTCGTCAAAGAATTTATGGATTCCCTTAATTTTTCCGACCTATCAAAACAGCACCTGGAAATAGAGGACAAACGACTCTATCATACCCATGATAATTTTTCTTTGATGGAACAGTTGATTTATCAAAACATCGCCGGCTATTCGACTGATTCCTCCGCAAACATATTGAAGCAAGACCCTATTTTTAAGGTGGTTTTGGATAAATCCAATCTTGCCTCGCAGGCTTCACTTTCCCGATTCTGGGATCGCATAAGCGAAGAAAATATTTCTCAGCTGCAAGAGCTTAATCAAGCCATGATCGACAAGGTACGGTTGGCAAGAAATACGACGGAAATGATTTTCGACTTGGATTCGACCCATTCAGATACGTATGGAAACCAAGAGAAAACTGATTACAATGCGCATTATCAAACCAATGGCTACCATCCGTTAGTCGCTTTTGATGGATTGACGGGAGATTTCTTAAAAGCAGAACTTCGTTCTGGCAATGTCTACACATCTACTGGCATTGGCGCTTTTGTGGAGCCGCTTTTTGAACATTATAACCAAGTGGTTCCTGTCAGCAATATTCTCGTCCGTGGAGATAGCGGGTTCGCTACTCCGGAACTTTACGATCTCTGCGAAGTTTATGGCAGCTTCTTTGTGATTCGCTTAAAAGCAAATCGAAACCTTTCGAAACTGGCGGAGAGCTTTATTCAGATTGATGACAATCATCCTTGGGACAAAAAAGAAATCGTTTATTCTTCAACATCCTACCAAGCAAAAAGCTGGTCCAAAGAACGCCGCGTTTGTATCAAATCGACACGCGAAGCAGACGAGCTCCTATTCCGACATGAATACATCATCACCAACTACTCAAATAACGTCTCTGCGGAAACAGTCTTTCGGACGTACAGCAAACGCGGCACAATGGAAAACTTCATCAAAGAGGCGAAGAATGGCTTCTATTTTGATAAGACCGATAGCCCTTCATTTTTAGAGAATCACGCACGCATGATGGTAAGCCTGTTGGCTTACAACATCGTTAACTTTATGCGTACACTTTGTTTTACAAGCGGAGCGGCCAGCATGCAGGTGGACACAATCCGATTACGCCTCTTTAAGGTCGCAGGCAAACTAATTCGAACAGGACGTAGACTACTGCTGAAACTCAGTTCTCATCATGTCCATCAGGAACTGTTCTATCAAGTCCTCGGAAATATCCAGCAACTCTGTTGGTAA
- a CDS encoding 6-phospho-beta-glucosidase, which translates to MSFPNNFLWGGATAANQTEGAYTIDGRGLSNLDYMPYGELRFQVGTGNLDPKSLPEDTFFPSRVAIDHYHHYKEDIALMAQMGFKVYRLSLSWSRIYPKGNESKPNQLGLDYYLNVFKECRKYNIEPLVTINHFDIPMYLVDEYGGWKNRQTIDFYLKFTETVFTHYKDYVKYWLTFNEINMVLHFPFVATGLTFKPEDNREQITTDVIHHQLVASAKATQLAKKINPDFQIGCMLAAGSYYAQTPRPEDVWKSIQDSRESYMFSDVQVRGSYPNYYLKQIEQQNLTLPIKDGDIEVLRDHTVDFISFSYYSSRVSSAQPDAANQTESNIFASEINPYLETSEWGWQIDPLGFRITINEIYDRYNKPMFVVENGLGAVDNLTETDEIHDDYRIEYHKEHIKAMSDAITLDGVELIGYTSWACIDSISNGTGEMAKRYGFIYVDRDNFGKGTFRRIPKKSFYWYQEVIKSNGENLNEK; encoded by the coding sequence ATGTCATTTCCAAACAATTTTTTATGGGGCGGAGCAACTGCTGCGAATCAAACAGAAGGAGCTTACACTATTGATGGACGAGGCCTTTCAAATTTAGATTATATGCCTTACGGGGAATTACGTTTCCAAGTAGGTACAGGAAATTTGGATCCTAAATCTTTACCAGAGGATACTTTCTTTCCATCAAGAGTCGCCATTGACCATTATCACCATTACAAAGAGGATATTGCACTGATGGCCCAAATGGGATTCAAAGTCTACCGATTATCACTCTCTTGGTCAAGAATTTATCCTAAGGGAAATGAATCCAAACCTAACCAGTTAGGCTTGGATTACTATCTGAATGTCTTTAAAGAGTGTCGAAAATATAATATTGAACCCTTAGTAACCATCAACCATTTTGATATCCCTATGTATTTGGTTGACGAATATGGTGGATGGAAGAATCGTCAAACTATTGATTTTTATTTAAAATTCACTGAAACAGTGTTTACTCATTATAAAGATTATGTCAAATATTGGCTTACTTTTAATGAAATCAATATGGTTTTACATTTCCCTTTTGTAGCAACAGGCTTAACTTTTAAACCAGAGGATAATAGAGAGCAGATTACAACTGATGTGATCCATCATCAATTAGTCGCCAGCGCTAAAGCAACTCAGCTTGCTAAAAAAATAAACCCTGATTTTCAAATTGGATGTATGTTGGCTGCTGGAAGTTATTATGCTCAGACGCCGCGTCCAGAAGATGTATGGAAATCTATCCAAGATTCACGTGAAAGCTATATGTTTTCAGATGTCCAAGTAAGAGGAAGCTACCCTAATTATTATTTAAAACAAATCGAACAACAAAATCTCACTCTTCCTATTAAAGATGGTGATATCGAAGTTTTAAGAGACCACACTGTAGATTTTATTAGCTTTTCTTATTATTCTTCAAGAGTAAGCAGCGCCCAACCTGATGCTGCGAATCAAACCGAAAGCAATATTTTTGCTTCAGAAATCAACCCTTATTTAGAAACTAGCGAATGGGGTTGGCAAATTGATCCATTAGGATTTCGAATTACAATCAATGAAATTTATGATCGTTACAACAAACCTATGTTTGTTGTAGAGAATGGTTTAGGGGCTGTCGATAATTTAACAGAAACTGATGAGATTCATGATGATTATAGAATTGAATACCATAAAGAACATATCAAAGCCATGTCTGACGCAATCACTCTAGATGGTGTCGAATTAATCGGCTATACCTCATGGGCATGTATTGATTCTATTTCTAATGGAACTGGTGAAATGGCTAAGCGCTATGGTTTTATTTATGTTGACCGAGATAATTTCGGTAAGGGAACATTCAGACGTATTCCGAAAAAATCTTTTTATTGGTATCAAGAAGTAATTAAAAGTAACGGTGAAAATTTAAATGAAAAATAA